One region of Budorcas taxicolor isolate Tak-1 chromosome 3, Takin1.1, whole genome shotgun sequence genomic DNA includes:
- the LOC128045642 gene encoding UDP-glucuronosyltransferase 1-6-like, whose translation MACLLRRVSVAVFFLALWGFALGDRLLVVPQDGSHWLSMKDIAERLSEKGHEIVVVVPEVNLLLQESKHYTRRIHPVPYDQEELEARYRSFGKHHFSPRWLVTAPVVEYRNNMIVINMYFLNCQSLLRHSDTLRFLRESTFDALFTDPALPCGVILAEYLNLPSVYLFRGFPCALENTFTRTPSPLSYVPRYYTQFSDQMTFLQRVANFLVSYLENILLYALYAKYEDLAGELLGRQVHLPALYRKASIWLLRYDFVFEYPRPVMPNTVFIGGSSCKKQGILPQAQ comes from the coding sequence ATGGCTTGCCTTCTTCGCAGAGTTTCCGTGGCAGTTTTCTTCTTAGCACTTTGGGGCTTCGCCCTGGGGGACAGGCTGCTGGTGGTCCCTCAGGATGGAAGCCACTGGCTCAGCATGAAGGACATTGCTGAGCGTCTCAGCGAGAAAGGGCATGAGATCGTGGTGGTGGTGCCCGAAGTCAACCTGCTCCTCCAAGAGTCCAAGCACTACACAAGGAGAATCCACCCAGTGCCCTACGATCAGGAGGAGCTGGAAGCCCGTTACCGTTCCTTCGGGAAACACCACTTTTCTCCACGCTGGTTGGTGACTGCCCCTGTGGTGGAGTATAGGAACAACATGATTGTCATCAATATGTACTTTCTCAACTGCCAGAGTCTCCTGAGGCACTCGGACACCCTGCGCTTCCTCCGGGAGAGCACGTTCGACGCCCTGTTCACAGATCCGGCCTTACCTTGCGGGGTGATCCTGGCCGAGTACCTGAACCTGCCCTCTGTGTATCTCTTCAGGGGCTTCCCCTGTGCCCTGGAGAACACGTTCACCAGGACTCCAAGCCCCTTGTCCTATGTCCCCAGGTACTACACTCAGTTTTCAGACCAGATGACCTTCCTCCAAAGGGTGGCCAACTTCCTGGTGAGTTACCTGGAGAACATATTGCTCTACGCGCTGTATGCCAAGTATGAAGACCTGGCGGGGGAACTCCTTGGGAGACAGGTGCACTTGCCGGCCTTGTATCGGAAGGCCTCCATTTGGCTGTTAAGATACGACTTTGTGTTCGAGTATCCCAGACCAGTGATGCCCAACACGGTCTTCATCGGAGGGTCCAGCTGCAAGAAACAGGGCATCCTACCTCAG